A region of Cellulophaga sp. RHA19 DNA encodes the following proteins:
- a CDS encoding phosphatase PAP2 family protein, producing MLEKILDWDRDLFIYLNNLGIEEYDYFWSFVTNINNWIPLYVLFFILIFYKRPRKQALVDFFTVLAVFLFVMLLTNLTKDFVARVRPSSDTALGDLIRVVVKAKGYSFFSGHASSSFSLTTIVVLVLRAEYKWIYFAYIWPLLFCTSRIYVGVHYPLDIATGALVGIVFAILIYKLSKKVTKPYLT from the coding sequence ATGTTGGAAAAAATATTAGATTGGGATAGAGATCTCTTTATTTACTTGAATAATCTAGGTATTGAAGAGTATGATTATTTTTGGTCTTTTGTAACCAATATTAATAATTGGATTCCTCTATATGTACTTTTTTTTATTCTAATTTTTTACAAGCGTCCAAGAAAGCAAGCATTGGTAGATTTTTTTACTGTACTAGCAGTGTTTTTGTTTGTAATGTTACTAACCAACTTAACTAAAGATTTTGTTGCAAGGGTTAGGCCAAGTAGTGATACCGCTTTAGGAGACCTTATACGTGTAGTTGTAAAAGCTAAAGGTTATAGTTTTTTCTCTGGGCACGCATCATCATCATTTTCATTAACAACAATTGTTGTATTGGTATTAAGAGCGGAGTATAAATGGATATACTTTGCTTACATATGGCCATTGTTATTTTGTACGAGCAGAATATATGTAGGTGTGCATTATCCTTTAGACATTGCTACAGGTGCTTTAGTGGGTATTGTTTTTGCTATTTTAATTTATAAATTAAGTAAAAAGGTTACAAAACCCTACTTAACGTAA
- a CDS encoding M1 family metallopeptidase, with the protein MNKINYYLAAVLFLFATVMVQAQEQTEKQAGHTNQSKFRQMYQEFSTPNTYRSASGAPGPNYYQQQANYKMDIELDDKNAKIYGEETITYVNNSPDDLEFLWVQLDQNVREKGTKSALRNGSALQGAMPVGQFAGSHMKGAEFDGGFKIQHVKDASGKDLPYTINQTMMRVDLPTPLKSKTQVSFSIKWWYNVPDHTVNRARSGYEYFEKDGNKAFVIAQFFPRMAVYSDVDGWQNHQFWGSGEFALPFGDYEVNITVPADHVLDATGELQNRKEVFSKDMMKRYEKAKKSFDKPVIIVTQKEAEAAEKGFSKDKKTWKFKAKNVRDYGFATSRKFIWDMQNVKLPSGKTAMAVSLYPKEGNPLWEEYSTKAVAHTLRSYSSHTFDYPYPKAISVHAKQQGMEYPMICWNYGRPNEKGEYSDRTKYGMISVIIHEVGHNFFPMIVNSDERQWGWMDEGLDTFMQYMAEQEFGEEFPDAIAPNAKYPSRRGEPSKIVPYMAGDQEFIAPIMSNPENVYQLGNNAYGKPATALNILRETVMGRELFDHAFKTYSQRWMFKHPTPEDFFRTMEDASAVDLDYYWRGWFYTTDYVDMGVKEVKKYQVSSKPPKQIRDIMEQRNLKMSDLPPMVFLADIDSDDYDASLKGKNPSDVSKTLKEYMMDNLTAAERAAVKEPKFFYEVTFNKPGGIPMPLIVEYTYADGSKENITYPAEVWRMSDKEIKKVVSSQKELVGIVVDPKAETADIDTTNNSWPAKEVKSGFDKFKGNMKK; encoded by the coding sequence ATGAACAAAATTAACTACTATTTAGCTGCTGTTCTATTTTTGTTTGCCACTGTAATGGTGCAAGCACAGGAACAAACAGAAAAACAAGCTGGCCACACCAACCAGAGCAAATTTAGACAAATGTATCAGGAGTTCTCAACTCCAAACACGTACAGGTCTGCATCTGGAGCACCAGGTCCAAATTATTATCAGCAACAAGCCAACTACAAAATGGATATTGAGTTGGATGATAAAAACGCAAAAATATACGGAGAAGAGACTATTACTTATGTAAATAATTCTCCAGATGATTTAGAATTTTTATGGGTTCAGTTAGATCAGAACGTACGTGAAAAAGGTACTAAATCTGCATTAAGAAATGGTTCTGCTTTACAAGGAGCAATGCCTGTAGGTCAATTTGCAGGTTCTCATATGAAAGGAGCAGAATTTGATGGTGGATTTAAAATTCAGCATGTAAAAGATGCAAGTGGTAAAGATTTACCATACACAATTAACCAAACTATGATGCGTGTAGATTTACCTACACCATTAAAAAGCAAAACTCAGGTTTCTTTTTCTATTAAATGGTGGTACAATGTACCAGACCATACTGTAAACAGAGCAAGATCTGGATATGAGTATTTTGAGAAAGATGGAAATAAAGCTTTTGTTATAGCACAGTTTTTCCCAAGAATGGCTGTTTATAGTGATGTAGACGGATGGCAAAATCATCAGTTTTGGGGTAGTGGAGAATTTGCACTTCCTTTTGGAGATTACGAAGTAAATATTACTGTACCTGCAGATCACGTATTAGATGCAACAGGAGAGTTACAAAATAGAAAAGAAGTATTTTCTAAAGATATGATGAAGCGTTATGAAAAGGCTAAAAAGTCTTTTGATAAGCCAGTTATTATTGTAACACAAAAAGAAGCAGAAGCTGCAGAAAAAGGTTTTTCTAAAGATAAAAAAACGTGGAAATTTAAAGCTAAAAACGTTAGAGATTACGGTTTTGCTACTTCTCGTAAATTTATCTGGGATATGCAAAATGTTAAATTGCCAAGTGGTAAAACAGCAATGGCAGTTTCTTTATACCCAAAAGAAGGTAACCCATTATGGGAAGAGTACTCTACTAAAGCAGTAGCGCATACATTACGTTCTTACTCTAGTCATACTTTTGACTATCCTTATCCTAAGGCAATTTCTGTACACGCAAAACAACAAGGTATGGAATACCCAATGATTTGCTGGAATTACGGAAGACCTAATGAAAAAGGAGAATACTCAGACCGTACAAAATACGGAATGATTAGTGTAATTATTCATGAAGTTGGTCACAACTTTTTTCCAATGATTGTTAACTCTGATGAACGTCAGTGGGGATGGATGGATGAAGGTTTAGATACTTTTATGCAATATATGGCAGAGCAAGAATTTGGAGAAGAGTTTCCAGATGCTATAGCGCCAAATGCTAAATATCCATCTAGAAGAGGAGAGCCTTCTAAAATAGTACCTTACATGGCAGGAGACCAAGAATTTATTGCTCCTATTATGTCTAACCCAGAAAACGTATACCAATTAGGTAACAACGCATATGGTAAACCTGCAACGGCTCTTAATATTTTAAGAGAAACTGTTATGGGAAGAGAATTGTTTGATCATGCATTTAAAACATACTCTCAACGTTGGATGTTTAAACACCCAACTCCAGAAGATTTCTTCCGTACTATGGAAGATGCGTCTGCAGTAGATTTAGATTACTACTGGAGAGGTTGGTTCTATACTACAGATTATGTAGATATGGGAGTTAAAGAGGTTAAAAAATACCAAGTATCATCTAAGCCACCAAAGCAAATTAGAGATATTATGGAGCAGAGAAACTTAAAAATGAGCGACTTGCCTCCAATGGTTTTCTTAGCAGATATAGATAGTGATGATTATGACGCTAGCTTAAAAGGTAAAAACCCATCTGATGTTTCTAAAACATTAAAAGAATATATGATGGATAACTTAACAGCAGCAGAGAGAGCAGCAGTTAAAGAACCAAAATTCTTTTATGAAGTTACTTTTAACAAGCCAGGTGGTATACCAATGCCATTAATTGTAGAGTATACTTATGCAGACGGTTCTAAAGAGAATATTACTTACCCAGCAGAAGTTTGGAGAATGAGTGATAAAGAAATTAAAAAAGTAGTTTCTTCTCAAAAAGAATTAGTAGGTATAGTTGTAGATCCTAAAGCAGAAACTGCTGATATAGATACAACAAACAACTCTTGGCCAGCTAAAGAAGTTAAGTCTGGTTTTGATAAGTTTAAAGGAAATATGAAGAAATAG
- a CDS encoding Sec-independent protein translocase subunit TatA/TatB: MYSTFILFISGGEIFFIMFIVVMVFGADKVPDIAKGLGKGMRQLKDATEDIKQEITKSAEKQGIDTSFTKDIKDGVTKVKEDVEDIAGVIKRK, encoded by the coding sequence ATGTATTCAACGTTTATCTTATTTATTAGCGGAGGCGAAATTTTCTTCATTATGTTTATTGTAGTGATGGTCTTTGGAGCAGATAAGGTTCCTGACATTGCTAAGGGACTTGGTAAAGGTATGCGTCAACTTAAAGATGCAACCGAAGATATAAAACAAGAGATTACTAAAAGCGCAGAAAAGCAAGGTATTGATACTAGCTTTACCAAAGACATTAAAGATGGTGTTACTAAGGTAAAAGAAGATGTAGAAGATATTGCTGGCGTAATTAAGAGAAAGTAA